CCGTCTTACCCAGACAGAAGATAAGCGAATTACCTCCCTGCACAAACAGCAGGAATACAAGAAGGGCCCCCAGCAATGATACCACGAACCACCAATATTGTTGTAGAAAAACGTAAGACATGAACTTTAATTTTTAATTATTAATTTCTAATTATTAATTATTCTCCGGTCCTTTCTTTATTGCCTTCAACAGAATACCGATTTCTGCTATCAGCATAATAGTAAACAACACCAGGAAGATAAAGAATGTCGTCTGTACGGAACCCACATCCAGCTTAGAAATAGCCGCATTCACAGGCAACATATCCTGTATAGCCCACGGCTGACGTCCGCACTCTGCAACTACCCATCCGGCTTGTCCCGCCAGATAGCCCAACGGAATGGTCAGTAATGCAACCCAATGCATCCACTTCATCTTCGACAAATCACGCTTATATGCCAGGAACAGTATTACAATAAAGAACAATATAAAGTAACCACCCAGCATCACCATCACACGGAAAGCATAGAATGTCAACGGTACATTAGGTACCAGATCATTCACATCCTTAATATATCCATAGCCGAAATAAGCTACATTTTCTTTCAACGTTTTGGCCGCTATCTTCGCATCTTCCTCGTTACCTGCCGACTTGGCATCACGATAAGCTGCCAATGCAGCAATTGCTGTCTTCCCACGCTCTATCTTCTCTTCTGCGGAAAGTGCTTTGGTACCGTCTTTCAATTCATATCCACCCTCCAACAAGTCTGTAATACCGGGTACAAATGCATCCATTTTTCTTTCAGCAAGCAAAGAGAGCATCTTTGGTATCTCCATCCTGAACAGGAAAGGAGCCTGTCCGTCATCGTATGTCTTCTTTTCAGGATTCAGCATACCGATTGCTACCAATCCGGCCCCTTGCTGCCCCTCGTAATAACCTTCCATTGCTGCCAGCTTCATCGGCTGCGTTTGCGCCACCTGATAACCCGACCCATCACCGGTCCATGCAGAAAGCACAGCCGAAACCAAACCTACCCAGGCAGCAATCTTTATGCTTGACAATGCAAATTTCTTATCCCGTTTCTTCAGCAGGAACCAGCAGGCAACACCTACCACAAATACAGCACCCAGCACCCAACCGGACAACACGGTATGGAAAAACTTATTTACTGCTGTAGGTGATAATGCTACTGCCCAGAAATCTACCATCTCATTTCTCACCGTATCAGGATTGAATTCCATCCCCACCGGATTCTGCATCCATGCATTCGCCACAAGTATCCACCAAGCAGATATTGTGGCCCCCAATCCCGTCAGCCAGGTAGATGCCAGATGGAATTTCTTGCTCACCTTATCCCAGCCAAAGAACATGACTGCAATAAAAGTAGCTTCCATAAAGAAAGCCAAAATTCCTTCGATGGCAAGTGGTGCTCCAAAAATGTCGCCCACAAACCAGCTGTAGTTACTCCAGTTGGTTCCGAACTCAAATTCAAGAATCAGTCCCGTGGCCACTCCCACGGCAAAGTTGATACCGAACAATTTCATCCAAAACTTGGCGGTGCGTTTCCAAAACTCATCCCCCGTACGATAATACATGGTCTCCATGATACCCATGATGACTGCCAGCCCCAATGTGAGCGGCACAAAAATCCAGTGATAAATGGCTGTCAGTGCGAATTGCGCCCTCGACCAGTCAATCAGAGAAGTGTTGATGTGTTCAAGCATAAGAAATCAAGTTATTAATTATGAAGTTATAAGTAATTTACAGTATTAAGCGCTGGTCAATCCGGAGTGGAAGAAGGAGGATCACCAAGAGCACGGTCAATAAGTTCCCTACTTACATATTCCTCTTTATCTTCGCCTACCGCAGACGAGTTCAGATAATTGGGGAAGAAGAATATACGCAATATGAAAAACATGATGAACAGTTTCACCAGAATAATGAGCCACAGAGTTTTCCCGAGCGTCATACCCCG
The nucleotide sequence above comes from Bacteroides intestinalis DSM 17393. Encoded proteins:
- a CDS encoding cytochrome ubiquinol oxidase subunit I; amino-acid sequence: MLEHINTSLIDWSRAQFALTAIYHWIFVPLTLGLAVIMGIMETMYYRTGDEFWKRTAKFWMKLFGINFAVGVATGLILEFEFGTNWSNYSWFVGDIFGAPLAIEGILAFFMEATFIAVMFFGWDKVSKKFHLASTWLTGLGATISAWWILVANAWMQNPVGMEFNPDTVRNEMVDFWAVALSPTAVNKFFHTVLSGWVLGAVFVVGVACWFLLKKRDKKFALSSIKIAAWVGLVSAVLSAWTGDGSGYQVAQTQPMKLAAMEGYYEGQQGAGLVAIGMLNPEKKTYDDGQAPFLFRMEIPKMLSLLAERKMDAFVPGITDLLEGGYELKDGTKALSAEEKIERGKTAIAALAAYRDAKSAGNEEDAKIAAKTLKENVAYFGYGYIKDVNDLVPNVPLTFYAFRVMVMLGGYFILFFIVILFLAYKRDLSKMKWMHWVALLTIPLGYLAGQAGWVVAECGRQPWAIQDMLPVNAAISKLDVGSVQTTFFIFLVLFTIMLIAEIGILLKAIKKGPENN
- a CDS encoding DUF4492 domain-containing protein, with amino-acid sequence MKNTIQKIWRFYVDGFRGMTLGKTLWLIILVKLFIMFFILRIFFFPNYLNSSAVGEDKEEYVSRELIDRALGDPPSSTPD